CCTAACATCATCTCCGaaaccttaaataaaaaaaagaaaacattgagaAGAAGCAAAAACCCACGATCTTAAACTAAGAACACAAAAACCCTTCAAAGATCAaactcaaaaaatcaatttaacttaAAAGATTTGTAACTTAGAATCAGAAAGACAGCAATgagaactaaaataaacaagacTTCATCGTTTCATCCTCTCAACAGCTTTTCTAAGAGGTGACTTGCTGCGACCTTAACCTGCCGTCTCTGCTATCGAAGAGAAACGATGCCGAACTAACCATAGAGCCACCGTTACTACTCGTCCATGATCACAAAGGCTGCCtacaaagataaagaaagaaaacattaaattagaAAACAGTTTGTAAGAACAACAAAATGGGTGGAGGAAGAGGAAGATGGAGAAGAAGGGGAGGTGAGAGATGTACATAAttaagttatttgatttttttttatatatataataataaatcttatagctgaatttacttataaaaaactctattattttacatgtcatataaaaaatataaaaaaagttgaatgaacaGGGTAACAAtacattaatatataatttaaatttgtttatatagTTTAGATCTATACTTACAAATCTAAATTACTTCATATTGTTTGTCTTATAtgataattcaaaaattaaatcaaagaaTTTAAGAGTAAATGATTTGACTAAATATTTTTGTGCACATTTAATGATTAGTTTCCTCcgatattttatcatatttcaaatctaaaaatgatAGATTTATATAAACTGAGGGTATGATGTTAATGTTTTGTAATATTAGTATAAAAACTCCTTATAAAATctgtatatataataaaaacaaatgccaTGCATGTCCTGTGCGTGTTACAGTAACATGTGAATGAATTGGACATCATGCGAAAACTATGCCTTCTAATAACTAAAAGAAGTCATCGTTACCAgaatggaattaatttaatttttatttaattatgtaataaAATTTGGATAATATGAGATGGAAATCATAGCTTCATGGATCAAGTTTAGAAGTTTACCCACAGCCACAAGATCAATTTTTATGAATCCTTCCTTTGGAGTTACAAAGGAGGTGTTTGGTTGGATGGTAAAAttgttaagatatatatatatatatatatatatatatatatatatatatatatatatatatatattgtctttTTATTAAAGGATTTCTAGAGCAGGTCTCCTCAGAATAGTGAAGCTTTTGAATGCTAGCTGGCTTTGCTGGCAAAGTCAAAACCTAGAGCCGACATCGCTTGCATGTAAACTAGAGCTTGATGGAGGAGGAAAGTCTACCCTGTTTTGCAGGTTAAAttagaaacaaaagaagaagaaaataagaaacTTTCCCAACTTTCTTCCTTGACAACTATAGATTACAACTTTCAAAGCCCTTAAATTAATTGCAAATAATCAAATTTTCCAGAAGTAAAAAAAGCTGTCATTATCTGCAATCCTGATGAAGTCCAATGACAGTTAGCCGACTATAGAAATAAAGACAACTGACAAATTGTTTTCCTTCCCAAAACATAGTTGTTTattaattcctctccaattagaAACCATCTTGCGTCTTCCTCGTAAAACTTTCTGATGTTCCCACTAACATATTCCTAACAAGAAAGTGATCAGaattgaaaattcaagaaagggacaacaaaataaacacaaaatcgCCTAATTCTTGCTTCCTGTCACTCCATTTCTTGCTTGTTCAATTCCTGTTAATTATGGCCCTCACTGTTTTTCTCCACAATTTCTCTATTTACAAGTTGGATTTGGCCTGGTAGCTTGAAGAACAAGATCCCATTTCTTCTTCACCAAGTTGTTGCCGACCTGCGAGACGGTCAACTAATACATCCAAGGCTTCCTTCATCCACCCACGCTGACAGCATTCTCTTGCTTCTTCCACACTCATCTATACATAGCACAAAGGTAACTTAATATCAGCAATTGCACCGACAGTTTCAATAATATAGATAAAAATGTTAGAAAGGTAGCATGTGCATACCCATTTTCTCTGGCGATTGTTTTTCTCTGGCCAGAAATCTAATACCTCCTTAACATGTAAAGGGAACAAGTATCCATCGTAATCAGTGCCATGAGTTCTGCTCTGGAAGGTCCAGTGACCTAATTGGTGCTGCAAAACAAGGTCAAACATCAATAAGCTGCGTGATTAAATTTGGGAAAAATGAACTTAAATTGAACTGCAATCACACCATTAAAGAAGATAAGACAACTACCTCAACATTGCCTTTCACCCCGGCTTCCTCGTATGTCTCTCGAGAAGCGGCTTGTTTTATGGTTTCATCCAATTCCCAGCCTCCCTGGTAATCAATGAAGCATATTGGTTAGGTTATGTGACAGAGCAACGGTCTATACTCTACGCTCTACATTGAGTTATCAAGTACTAATTTCATTTGGAATTAGTTAATACCTTAGGAAACAACATCCCCTTTCCTTTCTGTGAGCTGATGACAAGTACTTCTaactcatcttcaacctccGAAGTATTTGAGCTCCCGTTCTTGTATCTGTATGGTATGCATCTGCAATATATGAAACAAGAATACATAAAATTTAGCAACCAATAAACTTAAAAGTAATCAAATCGGGCACAAACTGGACTACTTGGAATCAAATCATCAGTTGAATTATTGCTTCCATGTTTTCAGTTCCAACAAAGATGGCCAATCAATCAGAGAGCAGGACAGAAACTGTATTTTCCCTGCTCCACAAGAAGTTTTAGGAAAAGATATGGACAATTATCCATGCACGTGAGCCAATCCTGTCCACCCATCATGGATAAGCCCACCATGATGGACTAACAAGTGGCCTCAAGCGCCCGTAAGCAACCATTCATCACATTCATTAAAGATTTTGTACTAGACCAACCTCGCAAACCAGAATAAAGTTCTGCTTATCTAACATGTCAAGAAATCATTTATGACGAATCCTGTTTTATTAAAAGACAAAGCAAAACTTAACAAAACCTCAATCGACTAATGATTATTTAGTCCATCAAATCTGCAGGcctaataagaaaaacaatcatgccccaccaaaatcaagaaaacgcAGCTAGTtaaccaatgaaaaaaaaatcagtagaGAGAAAAGGATAAGGGAAAACCAACCCACCCTACAACTTGACGACGACCTTTATCATAACGCTGCAAATGCCTCCCTGTACGAGACACCAAAGAAGCTACAACATTTTCTTGAGATACCAAAGCAGTagccatttcttttctttcttagcaACAACAATTTTCTCAAGAGAACTTTAATGGGGTTTCTTGAAACAAGAAACTGGTTCTTTCTATTACAAGAAACTAACTAACAAGCTAGCTAGATGGTGCAAAATATGTGATGATATGGGAACTGACAGATCCTCTTAAGGTTTCTATTTCTGTTAGTAGTTATGACAAGAGTAGAGACGGGCTATCTTCTCGTATAAGTAATGGCAGGAAAGAGAGgggaggagagggagagggaggggAAACGCTTTGATGGCAGGCCCCCCGTTTATTGGACTTTAGTTATTTTGCCTGCTCCCAGACTACGTGTTGGTGACGCGTcaatgatttcttcttcttcttcatcaatatTTAATGAGTGAGAGGTCGACGAAGTgttattatgaatatttttttaaaagttatttttaatattaatatattaaaatgatttaaaaatattaatttaaaagtaaataaaaaataatatatatatatatatgtgacgATTCAACAGGATTAAGAACAACtgagtttttatttcaagtGAATACTGTCACTTTAACAGAAGTATTTGATACTAAACACAGTAAT
This DNA window, taken from Populus alba chromosome 17, ASM523922v2, whole genome shotgun sequence, encodes the following:
- the LOC118028816 gene encoding nudix hydrolase 18, mitochondrial, whose amino-acid sequence is MATALVSQENVVASLVSRTGRHLQRYDKGRRQVVGCIPYRYKNGSSNTSEVEDELEVLVISSQKGKGMLFPKGGWELDETIKQAASRETYEEAGVKGNVEHQLGHWTFQSRTHGTDYDGYLFPLHVKEVLDFWPEKNNRQRKWMSVEEARECCQRGWMKEALDVLVDRLAGRQQLGEEEMGSCSSSYQAKSNL